The sequence ACGTCCTCACACTATTGATACAATATAAAGCGACGTGATATGATTAATACATTAGAATTATGTTAAATAATTTAAGGGAGGCGAGGAGAAAATGTCAGAAAGCAAATTCGATTTAAAAAGCGCACTTGCCTATGCAATTCACGCTGAGATTCAAGCAAACGAATTCTATACAACATGGGCAGAAAATGCCAGGACACCGGCCTTGAAAAAGGAAATATCGGAACTTGCCGACTGGGAAGATACGCACAAAAAGACGCTATCGAAATACTATCAGGAGTTATTTGGCGAACCCTTTACTCCGGATCCAAATGTAACGGTTGATCCTGCCCTGCGCGTGCAGGCCGACGAATTTAAAGACTACTATTCCTTATTGCGGCTAATATCTACGGCCTACCTTTCAGAGATGCGAGCAGCAGAATTTTACGAAAAACTGGTAGAGGAAGTGGATTCCCAAGAGACCAAGGCAATGTTCAATGACCTGGCTAAAATGGAAAGAGGCCATATGGATTTCGTGAAAAAACGCTACGACGAACTTAGGGGTGAATTGGAAGGAAGATTGATGCTATAGACACGCCAGACCTTGCAAAAGTTTGGCAGATCAAATAAAATAAGTATTGCCAAACATTTGTCAGGAGGTGGAGCGTATGTCGAAACTGACGGGAAAACGTTTTCTCTTCTTCGTAGATGAAGAATACGAAGATCTGGAGCTTTGGTATCCCAAAATCAGATTGATAGAAGAAGGCGCCGAAGCAGTAGTTGCGGGTCCT is a genomic window of Acetomicrobium thermoterrenum DSM 13490 containing:
- a CDS encoding ferritin family protein, encoding MSESKFDLKSALAYAIHAEIQANEFYTTWAENARTPALKKEISELADWEDTHKKTLSKYYQELFGEPFTPDPNVTVDPALRVQADEFKDYYSLLRLISTAYLSEMRAAEFYEKLVEEVDSQETKAMFNDLAKMERGHMDFVKKRYDELRGELEGRLML